The DNA window ATGCGCAGTGCCGCCGCTGCTGGTCGCGCCAGATCCCGCCGCCAAAGCGAACCAGTATTTGGTTATTAATACAGCGGGCAAGATGTTCGAACAGCCGGTCGCCTATTTCGATTACGCATATATGTTGCCGGGCTTTGACAAGAAAAACGGATTTATGACCCCATGGGGAATTGAATCCTATCTTATCGCGCAAAGGCCAATCTATTCGCAGGCGATGCAAAACGGGCCTGTTCCGTTGGTGCTAGAAAACCATGCTGCATGGACAAAGTTGCTGCGGACCGATGAACCTAGCGGCGAGTTCCTGGCGAATGATGCGGCAGCGATCCGCGAGACTTACATCCATGCTTGGGGAGTATTCTGGCTTGCCGGACTTGAACTTGATCCTAGCAACTCAGTGCAGTGGAACGTTCGCGTTCCCGGTTGCTACCAGATCCAACAGGGCGTGGCCGAAATTGACGGTCGCCGATTTGATCACGGGGCTGAAGTCAAACTTGAACGTGGTTCGATCAAGGTCAGCAATGCGGGCAAAATTCCGCTACGCATAATTTGGAACAAGGGTGTAACCCTGCCCCGACAGCCAATGGCTGAGGGCCCGATTTGGATGGACTTTTGACCGTGCAATCTGCCTCTTTCTTGTTCGTCACCCGAAAATGGGCACCTGCGATGGGCGGGATGGAAACTTGGTCGCTCAAACTGGCTGAGCGGTTGGCCGCAATTCATCCGATTGACGTGGTGGCCTTACGCGGACGAGCCAATGGCATGCCGCCACGCGCTCTGAATTTACTGTGGTTTCCCTTCACGGTGATGGCGCATATCTTGCGGCGCAAATCAGCGCCGGAAACAATTCTACTAGGTGATATGGCGCTTTGGCCACTTGCCGGTCTGGCCGCATTGCGCAGTCGCAAAGCCAAACTGCTGATCGCGGCACATGGGACAGATGTTGCCTACCATCGCAGAGGAGGTATCAAAGGCCGGCTTTATGGTGCGTATTTGCGTCTCGGGGCGCGATTATTGGGGGCAGCCAAAGTCATTGCCAACTCTAGGGCCACCGCTGAAGTGGCGCGGGAAACGGGTTGGACAAATTCGGTGATAGTGCCGCTTGCCACCGAAGTTTGCGAGCTTGAAACGGCAACAGTTCATAACAGGAAAATCCTGTTTGCCGGTCGGCTCGTCATTCGCAAAGGATGCCGCTGGTTTGTTGAAGAAGTACTTCCGCTTTTGCCCGAAGGCACAATTTTGCAAATCGCAGGGACAGGTTGGGACGAAAGCGAAGGCGCGGTCTTGGACCATCCGCAAATCGAATATCTTGGATGCCTGGACCAGCAATCGCTTGCGCAGGCTTACAACCAAGCAATGTGTGTAATCATCCCGAATATTAAACCGGAAAATGGTGAATATGAAGGTTTTGGCCTAGTTGCGGTGGAAGCTGCAGCCGCAGGCGGACTGGTTCTTGCAGCCGACCATGGTGGACTTCGCGATGCGGTGATTGCTGGCGAAACAGGCATCTTGTTGCCAATCGGAGATGCTGAAGACTGGGCGCTGAAAATCAGTGAGGTGTCGGCTTGGGAACACGTCAGACGCCAGCAATTTTGCCGATCTGCTCAGGCCAAAGTGCGCCAATATTACACCTGGGAGCGCGTCGCACGCGACGTGCTTGAGGCCGTCGGGCAATCTGCATGACCGGTCAGGGAAACAGTCTGCTGCGGCGCGGCGTTAAATTGGCATCTGGCCCGATTGCTCGCGCTTCGATGACGAGCGTTATTATCCGCGTGGCAGGACTTGCTTTGACGTTCATCGCCATGGCGCTCGCAGCGCGGATGCTTGGTGCCAATGGTTACGGTCAGGCCTCATTTGCCCTGTCGGTCGCCCAGATTTGCGCCACCCTTGCCCTGCTAGGCTATAATTCGATGGCGATCCGAGAAGTCGCAAGGCGATTGAAAGCTGGTCAGATCGAAAGTTTACGCCAGTTTGCGCGTAAGGCGATCGTAGCTGTGCTGGTTTCCTCAGCCTTTTTGAGCGTCGCTATCGTCGCACTCGTGGCCATCAATTCCGATGCGATTGCCGACTATCAGGCAGCCCTCCTACCGGCTGCTTTCTCAATTCCGCTCTTGGCCGCAATCCAATTGTTCCGCGGGATCACTCAAGGGTTCGGTCAGACATCAAATGCTCAATGGCCGGGCGATATCGTCCGGCCGGCGATTCTAGCGATTGCAATGCTCGTTCTGATCTTAACCGGTCAGACATTGTTACCGCCGACCTTCCTGACCATCTATACGATGACAGCCCTCGTGGCGGTGGGAATCGGCGGGTTTATTGTCTCGCGAATTTTTCGCAACCTGGCCCCTTCCCGGTCACCAGAATCGGTTGGATGCCAGCGAGGCCGAGAAAATCTGTCTTTCTTTGGGCTAGCACTGGTTACCGTTCTGTTCGCGGAGTTTGCGACTTTGATGCTCGGCTTGTTCGCGACGGCAAAGGAGGCGGGAATTTTCCAGCCGATTGTTCGCCTGACGCCGCTAATGACCATTCCAGTGCAGGCAGCGGCAATGCGTTTTTCGCCAAGGGTAGCGGAATTGTGGGAAGGCGGTGAGCAAGACCGGCTTCGAGCAGTTACGCGCGTTTTTACAATCACTACTTCGCTGCTGACGATTATGGTTGCTTTGGGTATCGCCATTTTGGGCCCTTGGATTCTTGCCGCATTTGGCCCCGAATTTATCAGCGCCGCGCCGCTGATCTGGATTGTCGCGGCGGGGCAAATATTCAACGCTTTATGCGGACCGATTGGGCATTTACTGACGATGACTGGCCACGCGCGCGCTGCATTGCACTGCCAGTTGCTGGGCCTTTGCGCGGCGGTGACGACCGGCCTTTGGCTGATCCCTTCGATTGGCACACTGGGCGCAGCTTTTGCCGTGACCGCAGGGATCGTGGTTTGGAATTCTGCGCTTCTTCTGGTTGCTCGAAAGAAGCTAGGATTCAATCCATCAATCATCGGCGCGTTAATTAATCGGTAGCGGGCGGTTTAAGCCTGAGCGGATCTTATGTTCTGACCGAAATTCTTGATTCGTGCAGAATACTTCAGCGCTTCTGTATGAAGCGCCTCTCCGCGAATCCGCCCCAAGGCGATCTGCTGCTCCGCGACGTCGGCCAATTCCTTTCCCGGCCCATTATCCATTTCGATGAGCG is part of the Pontixanthobacter gangjinensis genome and encodes:
- a CDS encoding glycosyltransferase family 4 protein: MQSASFLFVTRKWAPAMGGMETWSLKLAERLAAIHPIDVVALRGRANGMPPRALNLLWFPFTVMAHILRRKSAPETILLGDMALWPLAGLAALRSRKAKLLIAAHGTDVAYHRRGGIKGRLYGAYLRLGARLLGAAKVIANSRATAEVARETGWTNSVIVPLATEVCELETATVHNRKILFAGRLVIRKGCRWFVEEVLPLLPEGTILQIAGTGWDESEGAVLDHPQIEYLGCLDQQSLAQAYNQAMCVIIPNIKPENGEYEGFGLVAVEAAAAGGLVLAADHGGLRDAVIAGETGILLPIGDAEDWALKISEVSAWEHVRRQQFCRSAQAKVRQYYTWERVARDVLEAVGQSA
- a CDS encoding oligosaccharide flippase family protein → MTGQGNSLLRRGVKLASGPIARASMTSVIIRVAGLALTFIAMALAARMLGANGYGQASFALSVAQICATLALLGYNSMAIREVARRLKAGQIESLRQFARKAIVAVLVSSAFLSVAIVALVAINSDAIADYQAALLPAAFSIPLLAAIQLFRGITQGFGQTSNAQWPGDIVRPAILAIAMLVLILTGQTLLPPTFLTIYTMTALVAVGIGGFIVSRIFRNLAPSRSPESVGCQRGRENLSFFGLALVTVLFAEFATLMLGLFATAKEAGIFQPIVRLTPLMTIPVQAAAMRFSPRVAELWEGGEQDRLRAVTRVFTITTSLLTIMVALGIAILGPWILAAFGPEFISAAPLIWIVAAGQIFNALCGPIGHLLTMTGHARAALHCQLLGLCAAVTTGLWLIPSIGTLGAAFAVTAGIVVWNSALLLVARKKLGFNPSIIGALINR